In the Procambarus clarkii isolate CNS0578487 chromosome 70, FALCON_Pclarkii_2.0, whole genome shotgun sequence genome, aacagactacatttaaaaagcatgattcttgatagtgagggtgatcatccacacccaaattacactccttccgcaccgtgggaagagcctactttcaaaatagtaatagaaagtctcccaatgaaaaaggctgcctatggtcCAACAATCCTaaagcgcataatagaagagcaaatgtatagcatagcaggagccacccacatcttcacagacggatcggtggacacagaatatgagagtgctggcgctgctctttgcacggccagcgtacaggcatactggagactgagaggactagtatcatcaacccaaactgagctgtttgccatacaacaagcattcgcatatgtgattgcacaaaacactcaaaatgcaatcatacacacagactcaaaagctgcccttcaaatactaggacaaaaaacaGTGttaagataacgtggaaataactaccaccattttgtatcttggagcagtcgctaaaggcaaaggactcaacataaccttaaactggatcccatcccatgttggaatcccattaaatgagaaagctgatgaaattgctaaattggcaactcgtcatccagtgatacgtaaaacaattcaacccagcctagagaacataaaaaacatcaccaaaaaactctcgcatctcaacaaagcctacctgcaccagagaatagctgaaggttcagccatctgcaacatggtatcttcaggcaaccaaattagaaaggttaaatatcccaaaaggaatccacagggaaatagcagttaggttatatagactacgtctaggttacagatgcaactgggagattggtgaaccccgacagagagagtgcatcttctgccaaacagtcacagaaaagccattacctgtacttcactatcttctggaatgtgaagcaaccaacgacttcagaagagctttaagagttcccgaatcttgcagtggccaccctgaagccatcaacacagccactctcctggtcaaaaagatgtccagcagctggataccctcataaagactgtcaagcagtatcctctccCGCGATAccagcctgacgattaaatgcgacctcagaacaCTGAATAGATTTACTggacaaaaaattgtaccacttacgagctattcatgcccatgccacctcttgggtggcttaatctttatcaatcaatttaCGGGGCACACCGGCCCctctcccgtgccaggtaagtccactaaatcgagagctggggttgttgctgttgcgaactcgttggaaccagtggttagaggtatttgtttgggtttaaactgttagtagatagtggtatgggaattgatagggcggAAGGAAGTAATAAATTAtctgtttgttggagaaacaaattggcaaaatgattagggaaagagaagggcctcaaaataacaattcacttagggtatattacactaacagtagaagtctaagaaacaaaataaacgagttaaatgctcttgtctgtacagaaaaaatagatattattgcacttaccgaaatgtggatgaatgtagaaaatagagaactattagctgaatatcaaataaatggatttaaactatttcacacagatagcaatgcaattaggacaataaggaagcagggcggcgctccatcaagtgaccatgagttaagcgagtatggccaatgcacaacctcgccagagccgtttcccatcgccggttacggtggtaggaggacggccacgaggacacacaacttttaagagtacggagtttgttaccagtaacagacgaccaacaagcctgccaacgggtaaggatagaGGAATGGATAACAGGGtacaagtcagaataaggaatacctttatgagatGGGACaaaagcggacagcttccctggcggcagcatccgcatgctcaattaaagagacaccaatatggctgggaacccaacaaaactcatccGACTTAAATttgctgtgaacaagaaacagccaatgctagatttcgacaaccactggatgaactggattaaaggaccagagagccatgaaggcactacgagtcaacaacaactacaaaggaagattgacaacaagaaagcaggagacgaagagcaattTAAAGTATAAAAATTAACTACATGCAGTTAATTTTTTAATGGCAGTACAATATTTGATTCCGAGGTTCAGGGTCAACAAGACGTTATTCAGCGTTTATTGATTGTGGTTAAGAACAATTCATTGATGCATACAATAACACAAATTTAAGAAATGTTATTAAATATTGTGAGCTGTTGACTTAAACAAATACATGGTAGGATAACTTTATTATGTTTTATCACAAAATAAATCTCTTCAAATCTATGGGGATTACAATACAGTATGAACATAGGCCCAAAGCAGGGCACACTAGAATATCAATAATAAAACTTTTTAGAATTACAGAAATGTTGTGGAACTAATAATCACAAACAGAGACCAATTACTCTCCAatttgtattatacatatataatggtagtacagtactgtaatactaATGCAGTCTTCAccaaaaatattttaataaataaggtGACAATCATACTTAAATCTATTTCTATGACATCATAAATTTTATctgaatatatatagatattcctTAGCTAGATTTAGAGCACTATGTGTACTATAATATAACATTTGACTTAAGAGAAGAACATTTAGAATTTTTTATGGGTTAAGTGTTACTTTTAATTCCTTCAATGACAATACTGTACAATAAAAAATGTTACTCACGATCCCATGAAAGTGGGAAATGGGGTAATGTATACCCTACTACAGTATATAGATATGTAAAATTTTGAATTGTATTTAAATATGCCAATGTCATTTCTAGGTGGCACCGAGTCATGTAGCTTTGCTCATCAATACACTTGACCAATGCTTACAAATGCTATTATGGAGaaaaaatatactgtatatatatagtcTAGTTGTACAAAATAGGAGAAAGACACCATTCTTACTGTAAAGTAATGAATTATATACTGCACAGTATCTTAAATGTAAGCATTTCAGCATTTTCAAAATACAATTCCAGTACTGTACCTATATAAAAAATTTGTTACCGGTAATTGTACATAACAATGATTTAAAAAATCTTACCATAGTTTAAGGACAGTACAGTAAACAAAATTATTTCCTTAAAAAATTATCACCTAAATTTTAAAGCCACCCACaacagaagaaagacaaaaaagCAAAAGCCAAAGAGGATGAGCAAGTGGTAGTTATGAGAGCCACTGCCGATGATACCTAAACGTTTCATGCTACGCTCCAAGAAATTGCCAGATTTCAGAAAATCGTCATCCTGAAAAAAGACAATCATAATCAGCAATGATGTACAACAGATCAAAATAACTATTTTTATCTGAAATTACTGAAGCATGAACTTAAAATAGTTTGGCAATTAAATAATAACAAAGATAAAATTAAAGGGGACAATGTAAGAGAAACCAAATGATTGAAATAGAGTAGTTTAACAACCCTTTTGTAAAACCACCATGGTCAGGTCTATCAAAGCCCTCTTTTTAATGTCAACACAACTATGCAAGATCTCATATTATGCTTGAGTGGATGTGGAACAAAATTCTTGTTAGATGAAGAAAGACCAAGTTAATAAACAAATAGAGTAGGCATGGTCAACATCCCACATTTTATGTGCACACTCAAATGTACTCAAAATACTGTTAATAGTATCATATTACTGTATCATCACTCAAAACCATTATTAAATTCATACAATACTAAAAATCATGCAACATGTGAATGGATTGTGAAATCAGAGTATGCATTGAATATATATTTTCTTCGCATTTTGAATGTTTTTACCATGGATTTTTTAAGTGCAATGTTGTACTGTATTAGGTTGTCAATATTTTTTGTATCAGAATGTATAGAATATTTGTACATATTCATCTCACTAATATCAGTTGAATAATATACTCTTTGAACAATAAAACATACTGTTTTTGctcttattacactatatacatgccttatatAGATCTACAGTATCAACATTTTtgtgcaccataatgaaccactaagctggtctgGTGAGTCCTAACAGCATTGCACCAACACATGGGCTATTAACCTCCCTAATGGTTGAGAGGCTATTAGGGGGCctaatggctgagtggacagcactcatgggtcatagtcctaagggtccgggtttgattcccggccaaggcagaaagaaatgggcagtttctttcacctaatgctccGGTTCACCTCCCAGTAAatggatacctgggagttagacagctgctacgggctgcttcctgggggtgtgtgtgtgtacacgtgcatgtgttagagagaaatatatgtagcaagacataatagaggaaaatataGATCAGTTAGCAAGGTAGGGGTCCATGCCACCTCACTCAACAAAATTCCTCCTCCCAACAAACTGTACTATGCACTTCACTAATTCTAGGCACAATTCTGCTATTACCAGAATACTGGTCATTAAATCCTGAAAATTATTAATTTTCCATACGTTTAGTTTGTAAAGCAGCACAAGTTGTCATTTCAAGATTTTCAGATGGACCAAACAATGGCAGTATGTTGTGCCTGCCTGCTAAGCACTGTGAACCTCATAAACAGCATTGTGTTTAccgatatctgaacattgtaaaGCCTTTTATCACAGTTAGGCTCTTCTACTGTACTATTATCGCAAAATAATTGCAGTTACTGTACTTACATATTTCGGAATTTTTTAAAGATATTGTAGTCACAAACTGAACGGCAGTGCtattagctcatgctgcatgcgccagccttggttgcttacTTATACTGAGGCCTTCATACCCAGGCACAGTGCCCATAATTTTTGTTCACAAtagcatctttttttttttgagatatacaagagttgttacattcttgtacagtcactagtacgcgtagcgtttcgggcaggtccctggaatacaaccgccacgaagaatcgtttttcgtACCCATTTTACTCGTACCCATCGTACCCATCGTATTTTAatcgtacccattttactgtcgagttaaacagaggctttggattaaggatttgcgcccagtaaatcctccccggccaggatacgaacccatgacaaagcgctcgtggaacgccaggcgagtgtcttaccactgcaccacggagacagtTTATTGAAGCCTTGAGAAAGCTGATGTGAGCCTGCGTACCCACGGTACTTTTAAATCTTATGCAGTTCCCCAACTCTTATGCAGTATGTATGATATGTGCAGTGCAGTCAGTTAGGCAAAAATCATATACAGTacattactgtatatataatatgttcagTGGAAGGGTTAATGACCTGGTTACACTCACTGCCAAAAACTTTGGTCCAACTGCTCTCTCACTTCCAAAAACTTTAATGGTTCTTGTACTCTCTAACTTCTTTGTACATGCTAAGGACAATCTGCATTCTTTTCAAACACTGATTCTAATGCAAGCAAGTGATGACTTCTTCACATTTACAATAGGCAAACTAACAAAAATATTTCAAAGTATCTTTTAAATActttaaatatattaaaatatctaGGGGTAAAATGTCTGTAGCCAGATATATTATGACTGTTCAGTGAAAATTAAGAAATGCATTCCAGGTGGTGCAATAACCAGTGCCGGCTCGCCCACAGGAGCTGCTGAGCTGcagtccccccccacacactgccaGGTATATGACACCACCAACCTCACACtacaataataagcaactaataaATGTGTCATAACAAGAAGTCTTTATACGTTATTTTCAGTATATTTATAACTGaattttgaatattttttttaaaacGAGACAAAAATAAACGTTCCATGCTATACAATAGTTTAAGATTTATTGGTGTTACATATGGCAACTTTTTCCATGAGCTGCAACTGGCAATAACTACAGGGAGCATTATATGTTACAGGATGTATAGTATAATGATTACTTAAAGTACAGTATATATCGAATACTGGGAGTATGCTACAGGGAGATTCATTCGATTATAAACACTGTTCTAAATTTTCATGACCAAGTCATTTGTTTGGTACTCTCAATACAATTTAATAAACAAAATGTTATAAATGGAAAATAGGTTACTAAACCATCCCATACTGGCATACTTAACTTAGCAGATTTAATGCTGATTTGCATTAAATACTATtacaacaaaaataataatatagtagTCCATTAGTTAGCTGAATAACTAACTGGCTATCTAGCCGAGCACCTCCTGGCCATAGGGTGATAGGGTGGCTGGTTCAGAAACTTTTTACAAGTCTTAGATAGGTGCAACACTGCATCCTCATGAGGCAATAATTTTATCTGATGATATCTAGTGTTGACTGATCCACTGAGCAAATCTGACTGTCTACGTTCAAATAGACATAGTGTCTATATTTGCTGATTGTGTGTGAGCCTGTTTGATTTAATTACTAGGCAACTCACTGACTGGACTAAGTGCTTAGCCCATCCTCTCAAGTATCCACAACAAAcagaaaatgatgtactaaaacGATTGAACCTAACTAAACCTACTGACCATGCATAGAAAACAGTGTTTGTGAGCTactatgatttatagtacacCTTTATTTGTCCATTTGGaattttaatgtcaaaatgtggTGTACTATGTGAGAGGATGGGTTGAAGTGCTAGGTCAGTGATATGGTCTTAGACAGGTGTAGAGATATCCTTTTTGTTCCCACTTGTGTATACTTGTTATGGCAATGATCATTCTTTTCACATTTTTGTCAATGCATGCAAATTGAATGGGCTTAAAAAAATTTGAACAAGTGATTAAAGTGCTGTTGAAATGGCTCTAACATTTAGAGTAATGAAACACGAGGGAGATCAATTTAGCACTTTATCAAGAAAATTGTATTTTCACATGAAACCCGGTAGCAAAGATGTTTAATCCCAACAATCGAGATAAAAATTACTTCAAATAAATTTGTAAACTTAGAATGAAAACTTGTAATTTAAACACCTTACAAATTTATGTAAAATAATTCAGAAATGATGAATTCAGTGATAAGCTATTCTGACGATACATACCATATCACTCAACATTGTATTTTGATTTCGTACTTCTGTCCCTATGTCAATTGTCAACTGCAAAGAAAATGTAAGTATTATTTCAATTCAGAGTTAAGTTCATGCCACTTAAATATGCAGTAGATAATCTATTCATACTCTACAACTACTTCAAGAAGTGCCAAAAGTTACTTGGAGCAGAACCGAGTGAGATTTTAACGGTGCATTTGATTATTGTCACAAATTTGCAAGTGAATATACATATTGTATAGCCATACTGTAGTACATTAGCTAAAGTGTTCTTCACAATCATCTTACCGATTTCAGTGCCTTAACTTTCTCTTTTAGTTGTACTGTCATTTCCTCATTTTCCTCAGAGATTCTTTGTGTATCACTGTTGTTGCCATACTGATTGTAGGCATATGGCCCCATATTAGCTGTGAAAAAACGAGTCATTAAAATAATTGAGACTACAATTTTTATTCAGCAATtcagtataatataatataaatattggaACACAAGAGCATAAGTATAAATGAAGTTGCAGAAGGACTATTAGACCAAACTTGCTAATGTCTAAAATTCTCTTGAATCAATTGACTACAGTATTATGTTATACTgtaatttattttttgtttaataaatTAAAAGCCTATTTTTAAACCACTAGTTTTtccgattttttttatttaatttttttttttagaatatataCAAGAtttcttatattcttgtacaggtgCTAGTACCCGTAGCATTATaatatatcaaatatatgtattgttTCAGGTTTAAAGTATGTGTAGCATCTTAATAATTTCCCCCTTTTTCCTGCATTTGTATATGTGTACTGCACTCATGTTCCATCTTAATCTTTACCCTTCTAGAAAGCAAATGTAGTTTTCTGAATCTCCCTTTATATGGGGAATTTCTAATATGCCTAATTAGCTTTGGAATTCTTCTCTGTATATTTTCTAAGAAATTTCAGTCGACTTTAATATGGTGCCCAAAACCGAACTACATAATCTATATGGAACCAAACAACTGCAAGATAAAGCTAAAAATTTAATTAGATGTCCTACTGCCAAAACTattgaattttaaaatccagctcaATAAAATCAAGATAaatgaggggggaaggggggagttggacaagccgccggcttcctgtcctcgtcgaggccactagagacagTGTCCCTCAGGTAAAGTTAAGAGGTGGTAATTCATccagtgggccaggtggtggcttGTCTCCCCGCCAGAGAAGTCATTACAACATTGTTATGGTTGGTTAAGTGTAGACAGCGAGAAGACTAACCATTTTGTGCTCGCCTCATGATgagaggtggaggagggaaggtagagagtgGAGTACCGTGCAGCGTCTGGGCTCACGTCTGGGCTCACCTCAGCGGCCGCTCTCACTCGGAGATGTTTACCTCAGGCTCTTGTCTGATGACGTCATCACGGCCAAGTAATTCCCGCGGGGTTATGATCGttttaggaaatgtatatgtttatctctcagaatgttcggtaatacgtttattgcttgtgatgtgtgtctatgtatgtattaacactttgtactgaacggggtgagaatagcttgagctacctcatccctttgtgtgtattttacctcaataaacttatttcaatttcaatttcaatttcaatggtcGTTTCCCACACGACACGATTCCACAAAACTCGCTTTCTGTTTGATAGAACTGTGTATATGGCTGTGCTAGGATTTAGCTAAGGTTGGACAGTATTTCGCTCAGGTTGGGTTAAGTTGAGCTAGGTTTTCAAATCCGTTGGCATATCGTCTTGTGTACGGTGACCTGTATCCATTCCCGCTTGTGCCTGGGTTTCTCTGGGTCAGCTACTAATCTTTCCTAAGACGCTAGTTTAAttcaataaatgaactaaactaactaactaggacgcaactcacaggtacctatttaatgcttggTAAACAGTCGAGGCATCAAGTGAAAagaatctataaatccatcaacttttttgtatctcaccttgtatgtactttacctgaataaatatttgtatttagaAGGTTGTCCAACCGTTTGTCCTACATTCCCAGGGGTTGAACCCACATGACCCTCGGTTGCGAGCCGAAGACGTAGGCTACTGTACTTAACACAGTGTTATAAGCTAAAGATTAATCTATATAGGTAATTAGTAAACATCCACCAGTCTCGGGAAACCatagagttgtgctctggttgtcggtctggagtggtctcTATAAATTTATAAACTCGTCTATAAATTTACCTGTGAGCTGCCACACGACGGCTTGTCAATAATAATAGTCCCCAAACTCTTCCTAAAGACTGGTTCTAACTGTACGTATTTTAATTAAACTGGAGTAACTTAATTGGCAGATTTACGACTTCGCTGCATTTTCAGCTGAACTTATGGCTAGTTTTTgatatacactgtgtaatctttcatacagaatagggtctcctgagactggtggatgcctactactagggtagcagcacattgctctgTATACCTAaacttgttaataaaaaaaactgattTATTATACACCTGCCACAACTGATTTATCCGAAAGGCCACTTATCCTCGTGACCTCGACGCCGACagcaagccggcggcttgtcgaggaTCCtcctaaaatattaatttataatagcaatattatttaaattgtcaAGATAAACAAAGGATTATATTACAGTAGTCTCTTAGCATACACAGTTGAATGTGTATGTTTTATTAAGTACTATAATTACACAGTGTAATCACGTTAAGGGCACTTTCAACCAGCaattcgagggggggggggggaaggaactatcaggggaaagcaccaagccattacaactatatagcacttggaagggcccataaggatttgggatggaatgggggaaaggaatggtgcccaaccacttggactgtcggggatcGAGGTATTAAGCACAAAGGGATCCTCATAATCTGTATGGTGCAAATATGCTAGCTCAAAATGACGGGAAACTAACAGTGGGAGTATTCTACAGGACAAATAGAGCAACAGTCATTTTTCAGTTTGTTCATTTATTAAATACCCCACATCCATTCCGTGGAGGTTATAATATTAAATGTTACAGACATATAATAAACATATattggctcaggaactgaaccccaaattCATTTAGCTGTTACAATCTAGTTAAGAATTAGTGCCCCATTAACCCTTCCTGCCCTGGAAGTAAGTCATTGTTAAAAGTCACCAAGCTAGGAAGACTATTTAGCACCGTCTGCGTCCCGGAATATTCAAAAGatttgggtctttggaggacaggctgcacaCCAGACACTACAAACCTCGCACAAcagcagcagcccgtcctccaaacaaaaacccaaagtccattccatgcacccaccaaacccggtTTATAAAAttaaaacggtttacacatgacaactgatgacgtctgaacacttccggaacaagtgcttcactgacgaatttcgttcgaaccacaacgttgtaaatgcttcacccacgtactacaaatacaaataatccccaACTGAACctaaaacacctaacctaaccagtgcctaaacatATACAATATGGCAATATAAaataatactaatttatatttgaCATAATTCCTGTTTTGACTGAACAGCACGT is a window encoding:
- the LOC123775289 gene encoding BET1 homolog isoform X2, which gives rise to MRRAQNANMGPYAYNQYGNNSDTQRISEENEEMTVQLKEKVKALKSDDDFLKSGNFLERSMKRLGIIGSGSHNYHLLILFGFCFFVFLLLWVALKFR
- the LOC123775289 gene encoding BET1 homolog isoform X1, whose protein sequence is MRRAQNANMGPYAYNQYGNNSDTQRISEENEEMTVQLKEKVKALKSLTIDIGTEVRNQNTMLSDMDDDFLKSGNFLERSMKRLGIIGSGSHNYHLLILFGFCFFVFLLLWVALKFR